TTATTCTTCACTTTAGTGTTgaatgaatataaatataatgttttaatgttagcTTGTTCTAAGAATCAGACACCAAGAAGAGCTAAAATACTGTCAACCAGTTTAATCCTCAGAGGTCAAAGGAGATAATCTAAATGAACAACCTGTAATCTGACGGTTGCTCCGATAATCATGCTCTTCCTCAGATCTCCAATGCGAATCATGAAGCACAGACGGTTGTTCCTCACGGCGATAACGGCGTGGCGGCTAAAGATCAACGTCTCCGCTCGGCGGTTCGACTGAGCCGTCTTCATAAAGATGCAGCCTGAGAACGGAGAAACGCCCAATAATGTCCAACTCTTATAGTCTGTGACTGGCAGGTCGTCTCTGCATCAGCAAATGAATGTTTCTACCCAGCATGACGGCGTTGATGATGAGTCCCACTATGTTCTGCAAGATGAGGACAGTAATGGCCGCCAGGCAGTGCTCGGTTATCATCCGACCTCCGAAGCCGATGGTCACCTGAACCTCGATGGAGAACAGGAAGGCTGAGATAAACGACCtgggaaaagagaaaacactgagaaactcaggcattttaaacaaaaaatcacAGTAACACAAACCTATCTGgttattattttcataatactgttttacacagaaagatatgtgttttattgtagGTAGGTTCCATTTTGATTGTTACAGATCAATTGTTTTATCAATTCCTTTCAGGTCATTTCTACACCATGGAGTTGTGTTAGAGTTGGAATATTTTGGGTTGGAGTTTCCATTTTAGATGTTTCAGTTGTCATTTAAGAGATCCTGTATTCTCTGACACCAGTGGAGAAGTTGAATGTCATCTGCTTAGACAGAATACATGATATTTTAATCCTAAATATGCCTTAAGACGAGCAACAACAGTGGATGCAGAGTTCCCTCCACTGGCTATGGGTCACCATGTGTTGGTAGGGCGCCATGTAAGACAGGCAGTGACCCAAAGACGTTGGCGGTTTGATCACTTTATTGTTGAAGTTGTCTTGCattgatcctcggctgcagaagctggctcccGAGATGTGTTATACCTCTCTGGTAGGGAAGGAACCTGAGCTGGTGAGCGAGGTCGAGAGCTGGATACTGTCAGACTCACCTTGACGGGTCTGGAACCAAGAGAGGGGTTGGACACTCTCCTGCTCTGGAGTTCACCACtagcaggagtgggcatactcaTCGGTTCCTATCTTGACACCCACATATTGGAGTTTATCCAAACAGTAGTTCAGTTTGCTCTTCCTTTTTGGAGTCTCTGGAGGGGCTCCTGGTAAGGACTCCTGCTAGGGACTCCCTTCAATTGCTGGGGGACTTTGACGCTCACGCTGACTGACAGTCAGGTCTCgctgacagtgagacctggaggggcgtgatTGGGAGGAATGGCCCCCTGGATTTGAGCCAACCAGTGTTTTGTTATTGGACTCCAGCCCTCGTCATGGACTGCCCGTAGTGAACACCAAGTTCAAGCATAAGAGTGTCCATATGTGCCGCAACTGAACGACAGACTTTGTTGATGTTTCATATGATCTTGGACACTCAGGTAAGGAGAAGGGACAAAACTGTCAACCGATCACTACCTGGTGGTGGAGGATGCTGGTCAATCCCAACCTCTGGTGCTGAAGCCACTGAGGTGGTTGAAAAGCTTCTCAGTGGAAGGATTCGCACAGAGGCCCCTAAGgttctggatgttgtagggttgttgTTGGCTGACATGTCTCTGCAATGTCAACCTGGATTGGCATACCTCTTAGTTGGTTCCCCAATTAAAAAATGGGGACACACTCTATAGAGTGTGTTTCTACTACAGGAGAATCACACTCTTTAGCCTCCCTGGTCAAGTCAAGTCTGGGGTTCTGGACAGGAAGGTCCGCCCGATAGtagaacctcggattcaggaagagtgGTGTGGTTTTCATCGAACAGGGTCTTGGAGGGCGTGTAGGAGTTTCCCCAACCAGTTTaagtgttttgtggacttggagaaggttTTCGACCGTGTTGCTCAAGAAATCCTGTAGGATACTCCTGGAGAGAGTTACCAGGTCATTCCTGGATGACTGGTGTCAGAGCTGGGTCTGCATCGTTCctggtgagagttggactcggtcaaggctgccctttgtcatcAATTCTGTTCATaaccttcatggacagaatttctaggcacagccaaggtGTTAAGTGGGTCCTTATGGTTGCCCCAGGATCTGGTTTCTGGTTTTTGAAGGtgatgtgggttttttttggcaTCATCAGATCATAATCTATAGCTTTTCCTGGAGTGTGAAGTGATCAGGATGAAGCTCAGCACCTGCAAGTCCTAGACCAGGATCTTTAGCTGGAAAGGGCAGAGTGCCTTCTTCAGGTCGTAGAAAACTTTAAGTATCTGAGTCTTGTTCACTAACGAAGAAAAAATGGAGTTGGAGATTGTAGGACAATGGTGGTGATTGTTGGAGGAGTTTGTCACCAAATCGGTGGGTTGCCAGTTTGATGCCCCTCTGTCAGAAATTAATACTGTACAAGTAGAGACTATTTACTATCAATAGACAGATTGGTGCACCTATCAACTTTCCTATCCTCATCTGGGACAATTACATCATAGAGTGAGCAAATCTAGCAAGGCCTGAAAACAGAACCCTGTGGGACACCAGTTTACAAACAAGTAGAAACCTGGCAAGATCTGGTTAAAATGAACCACCAAAGTTAACTCACAATACCATTATTATTGGCTATACTTATTTGGtgtttgctaaataaaacaataaccgTTTCTACTTTCTTCTCATTATTATTTTGAGCTGCATTGTGTGAGAGAATCAAGTTGAACCACAGCTTTTCCCGAATATTTCCAGTGAAAGTTAGTTTGTGCCTGAGATTTAGGCAAATAAAATAGAAgcaaaatagattttgtttcattagCAGCCAATACAAACGAACACAGAGTTCAATATTCTCATCACAAAGCAGAGAACATCAAGAGAACTTAAATAGACGGAtgctgaaaagtaaaaacattctGAAACCTTTTGGGAATAATCTATTTAAAAATCTAACAGGTTGAGTTtttctcctcatcttcctctgctGCGTTTTAAAcggaaaaaggagaaagaagagggagggagagaaaactTACACTAAACCTACTTTCACTGTTcaagtttaactttttcacttttttgagaAGTTTCTTACTCGACGTCGGTGACGCAGTGGGTCTCGTTTTTCCGCGCCGGGTCCATGTCTCCGTGCGCAAAGGCCACCAGCCACCAGCTCATCGCGAACAGCAGCCAGCTGCTCACGAAGGTCGTGGTGAAGATGACGAGCGTGAAGCGCCATTTCAGGTCCACCAGCGTGGTGAAGACGTCCTGCAGGAAGCGGCCCTGCTCGCGGATGTTCTTGTGCGCCAAGTTGCACGAGCCGTTCTTGGCGATGAAGCGCGCCTTGTTCACGCGGTCCCGGAACACCGGCTTCCGCGGCAACCGGGAGGCGAGACCCGGCAGCCCGAACTCCTCCGGGATGATGCTTTTCCTGGCCAACATctcgctcctcttcctcagccgCCCTGAAGCCCAGATCCGCCTCACTCAGTGCGCCTTTACGCGCGCAAACATGCCGAAAATGCGCAAAAGATGAAAACGTCCCGACTTGAGAGCAGCGCGCCGCCTCTGCTCCGCTCCTCTGAGGGCTGGGACAGTGT
This window of the Poecilia reticulata strain Guanapo unplaced genomic scaffold, Guppy_female_1.0+MT scaffold_291, whole genome shotgun sequence genome carries:
- the kcnj8 gene encoding ATP-sensitive inward rectifier potassium channel 8 isoform X1, translated to MLARKSIIPEEFGLPGLASRLPRKPVFRDRVNKARFIAKNGSCNLAHKNIREQGRFLQDVFTTLVDLKWRFTLVIFTTTFVSSWLLFAMSWWLVAFAHGDMDPARKNETHCVTDVESFISAFLFSIEVQVTIGFGGRMITEHCLAAITVLILQNIVGLIINAVMLGCIFMKTAQSNRRAETLIFSRHAVIAVRNNRLCFMIRIGDLRKSMIIGATVRLQVVRKTTTPEGEMIPIHQIDVQTESAVASNSLFLLAPLIICHVIDKNSPLYDLSAMELQCSDLEVIVILEGVVETTGITTQARTSYVSEEIQWGHRFVPIVTEEEGVYSVDYSKFGNTVKRAAVLKVSTPSCSARELDEKPYILIQTLQKSELSHQNSLRKRNSMRRNNSMRKGGGSLRRNNSGLVPPKVQFFTPTEGGQSLNAVT
- the kcnj8 gene encoding ATP-sensitive inward rectifier potassium channel 8 isoform X2; translated protein: MLARKSIIPEEFGLPGLASRLPRKPVFRDRVNKARFIAKNGSCNLAHKNIREQGRFLQDVFTTLVDLKWRFTLVIFTTTFVSSWLLFAMSWWLVAFAHGDMDPARKNETHCVTDVESFISAFLFSIEVQVTIGFGGRMITEHCLAAITVLILQNIVGLIINAVMLGCIFMKTAQSNRRAETLIFSRHAVIAVRNNRLCFMIRIGDLRKSMIIGATVRLQVVRKTTTPEGEMIPIHQIDVQTESAVASNSLFLLAPLIICHVIDKNSPLYDLSAMELQCSDLEVIVILEGVVETTGITTQARTSYVSEEIQWGHRFVPIVTEEEGVYSVDYSKFGNTVKVSTPSCSARELDEKPYILIQTLQKSELSHQNSLRKRNSMRRNNSMRKGGGSLRRNNSGLVPPKVQFFTPTEGGQSLNAVT